The Malus domestica chromosome 10, GDT2T_hap1 nucleotide sequence TGACTAAACCTGAAACCCAAAGAATTTCTCAATTTTCTCCAATATTTTAAGACTTCTggttttttttgcaattttttttgccCATCTTATCCTTTCTGTTTTatccttttgtttttgctttggtttgttttcttcttcctgCTCCTCTTGCTCTGTGATCAATAGCTTTTTGTTCCTCAGTTGAGTTCTTGCAGAAAAACTTGCTTATAGGTTGGTTCTGTGCTTCTGttactataaaaaaatcaatctctttgttttgatgaTTTCTTGCAGAAAAAATAGCTTTTATGGTGAGTTTTTGCGgaacaaaaacttttttttttctgcttccTCTATATCCTTCTGGCAACCTCATCCCGGTTCGTTCAAGTTGTACTGTACTGCTCTCCTCCAATGGCATATAAGTTTCTATTTGATAAACGATATCGGTGaccaattttgtttttgcttaaACTGTGGTATACACTGATTGTGATGGCGTACTATGTAATGCTTGAAGAATCAATGGACTATCAACAAGAACAATAGGAATGATACACGTGATGCATGAGCTTATTAATTATTTGGGTTGAGGGCCTTCTATTTGGTCATTGGAAGTGTGACGGTAGAGTTGTTTTCATTATGCGCCGTTAAGGCGGAAAGAGTGGCCTTCGAGCATATatattagggtaaattacataaaattactttaattattgggtcattaacagtttcatacctcgtctttaaaaagtttcaatgtcataccttatcttcaaatttgttgcaatgtcataccttccgtCAGTTATCTGTCAATtcctctgttaaatgctgacgtggcttgagaTGGAGCCCacgttttattaaaaaattaataaaataataatttaccattaaaaattaaaaaaaaaaaaacctagatcccgtcttccccaaacccatcgtgcacccatcctccacctcctcctccatcCCCTCCCTCAACCCCCCTTCCCTTGGTCAATCTGCACTCGGAGGCGCGAAACGGCGACGTCGACCTGAACGGAAATTAGGAATCGGACCGCAGTCCGCGTTCGAATTACAGCATCGAGGCGTGGAGCTTCAGAACTACCACCACGATCTTGAGGAGTTCGAGTCTGTGATGAAGTCCAAGTCTAGAAATCGACGACGAACGTGACGCTGCTGATGTAGCTGGGGTGCGACGCGTCCAAGTGCAGATCGATGGAAGGAAGGGGGTAGTCAGAGaaggaggtggaggatgggtgcacggtgggtttggggaagacgGGAGGATGGGTGCAGGGAAAAGGTGTCGGGGAAGATGGGATCagggttttaaaaaaaatttaatggtaaattattattttaataataattttattaattttttaatagaaagtgggccCCGCCTCAAGCCATGTCAGCCTTTAACAGAGGAATTGACAGACAACTGGCGaaatgtatgacattgcaacaaattcgaagataaggtatgacattgaaactttttaaagacgaGGCATGAAACTGTTAATAACCCAATAATtaaggtagttttatgtaatttaccttaTATATTAGATCACCGCATCTATTGCTTATAGAGAAAATATGTTGATATCATTGATGGTAACAAAACGTAGTGACATGTTATTTATAGACCCATTTTTTACAATATTGGTGATCTTCCTTTATCGTTCTGCACATAATTTATGTTTCTCAATTAAGTGATCAAGTGCACAGCATGTAATGCGAGCATTCAATCCGCTTCAATCGAGCACAAAATAAGAACGAGAAAAGGGAGCCTCGTTCTCCTGGTAAAaaatttagggagttttaacgaataacccacggtactgttcactttaacgaaaaattacattttaacactaaaaagtcaaacatggtactattcattttaccctttattttgtccttatcgttaaaactcaaagtttttaaacctttttcattagttttcctaaaaatttaTGCTTACTTACTGTTGTATTTGATATCAAGGATTGTGACTAGTTAAAGAGATTTATTTATTCGTCGCTCTAGATATCAAATCAAAAAGTAAATGATTGAATATTATGATCATCGTGTCACCTAGAGATTTTTCTCTTTTGAGAGAAAAAAGACTGAAAGAAATGAGCGCTCGCGTGGCAAAGCAACATGTCATGGGAGGCTGGCCACAAGAAATATGGTTAGAGGAGCTCACAGGTAAAGGTGACTTATCACGAAATCCTAATCCATGGTGATGGGTGGGTTTGTAATTTCAATTTGACAAGATAGATGTACAATTAGCAAGTGGGCAATTTTTGACCATTGGTTAGATTCGGCCGAATGTTTGAAAACAAAGGTTTGATCACTACATCCACAAACCTtaatgcataaactgactttaTGTACTTAGGAAAATGTTCTTCGTCGGTTTATAAGTTTGACAAGTAAACATTTCTTGCAATTGAAAATGTAAGTTTTGTAGCTTTTGCTCAAGAAATGAGTGTGCAAATGCTTAAAAATGCTATATTTCATTGTGAGATAGCCAGAACTCGATAGTTCATTCGTACGGTTAAACTTGCATTTGTATCAAAGAAATGTATTGTGTAACACCACTTTCATGGAGGAGAGCTACTTGTATTGGTGAGTCATATTTCTATTAGAGAATAGCTACTTGTATTAGTGCAATAATGTAGCATGCCTAGCAGCCTCGTTTATTTCGTTTATTAGACATCGAATATGAATATATAAGGTGAGATAATTATTTAGTGCGTTTTTGTACCAAACAATCGCCGATTTAATTGAATGGATTGAAGCCACTTAAAGCTTGCAAGAAAAAGATGTGGAAATCCAAGTAGCCTATGGTTGTATTTTTTCATCATTTGGATATTAGAAGATCCTCCAACAGattcacaaataaaaaattagccCTGGACGTCCCTTTCATTACGTTAGCACTTGTGAACCAGAGTGCatgctttctctctccctcttttcttCCAGGATAAGATCTCATCATCTGAGGAAATATTAAATACATACCGACCCCACTTCTGATAAACAAACACTGGTCTTATCAATCCCAAATCCCCAATTTacaaaaccaaaactaaaattaaGAGAAACCCATTGTTCTTTCTCAAATTTCACAACTTGGGTTGGTCTTAATTTCTGttcagcattttttttttttgaagtagaAAGAAGGGAATAAATCTTCCACTTGTAGCAAGCTTTTAGCTTTATTTCTCTGCTGCTACTGCGTGTAAGTTTCAACGTTCAATCCTTTGGCTTTGTCTGCATCTCTTTGTATGAATCTCGTTTTGATTTCGATGTGATTTTTGACTAAACCTGAAACCCAAAGAATTTCTCAATTTTCTCCAATGTTTTAAGACTTCTggttttttttgcaattttttttgccCATCTTATCCTTTCTGTTTTatccttttgtttttgctttggtttgttttcttcttcctgCTCCTCTCGCTCTGTGATCAATAGCTTTTTGTTCCTCAGTTGAGTTCTTGCAGAAAAACTTGCTTATAGGTTGGTTCTGTGCTTCTGTTACTATAAAAAAATCAGTCTCCTTGTTTTGATGATTTCTTGCAGAAAAAATAGCTTTTATGGTGACTTTTTGCGGAACAagaactttttttctttctgcttccTCTATATCCTTCTGGAAAATGGTTTTATTCTTGGGAGTTGGGTTCTTCTATGTCACTGGTTTtgctcttttcttctctcacaAACAGAAACTTTTTTCGTTTCGAGTAAATTTCTCTTTTCACTGGTCAGTCGGGTTTCTGTTGTTTCCATGTTGCATATATTGCTTTACTTTGATTTCGTTATAACTTTTCTCGGCCTTTTCGctaatttgattttgttgataTAGATGCAGGTTCTTTATGCTCAGAGGGTTTACATCTACATGGGCTATCTTCATTCATCTGCTCAACTGAGGCAGTGAGGTGGAAGGAGGATTTGGTCGTGGAAAATTGAAACGTTGAGAATCATGGGAAATTTGTATGAGGCATCAAATGGCCACATGGTTGTGAGACAATCCAAGGTCTCACTGCCCTGGCTTGATGTAAGAGTCTTTTATGTCAGAATTAGCAAATGTGAGATTGATGATTCCGCTCCGGAGTTCCTCACAGTAAATCACATTCCATTGGATCCTGATACCCTTCTTGAAGTCAATGGTGTTAGAACTAGCATCTATTCAGATGGGGCGACAACCCTTCTTAGAAGGGATAGGTTAGATAAGAAGTCCGAAGAAGCCACATTTGTGAGCACTGACAGCATAAGGATGACTGGAAGTGTGAAGTTTGAGGTTTTGGACAAAGACGTTGTGGTCTTATCTGGCGTTCTAGAACTGTGTAATAGTAATGGTTTCGTTGCGGAAACAGATCATCATGGTCAGAGATGGAGCATGAGTTGTGAATCAGATATAGTTGCAAGCACTGGCTTCTTTAAAGGAAGGCAATTTATGGGGCCAGAGTCTGCTTCGCCTTCGATTGAGGTATACATTGCCGGGTCCTTCTCGGGCACTCCAATAATTTTAACGAAGACTTTACAGCTCGGTCTTTGCAAGAGGCATGTGAGGAAAGGGTTGCTGGATTCCATACCGGAGTATGAGGCAACTGAAGACCAGAAAAACAATCCTCATAGGTTCGCTTTTCAGGTACCTACTTTCGACTCTGTGTTTTTCATGCTTTATGTATTTCATGTTTGAGTTTGAGTTGCCTTGCTACCCACGGCCATGTCTGATGCCAATGCCACTCTGCTTATTGCTCGGTGATCCAGCGATTCAcctgtgaaactttcttattgCATAAGCACCGAAAAAGTATGTAAATTGTTGCGTGTTAGATCCACCGGCTAGATAATGAATTGTTGTAGCGGCACAGGCTCATGTTGTGAAGCTAAAggtcgtcgtacccagtgcacaaggctcccgctttatgcAGGGTCTGGGGGAggtaaatgtcggctagccttacccccatttatggagaggctgctcccaagtcaaCAGAACAAAACTCATTTTATCATCGTATATGTTCTCGAGTTGTTTATGTTAGAGATATATGATATTCCTGTGCTTTTTGCTGATCAATCAAGAATCTATCAAAAGGAACGGCTACTATGTTAGGTGATAAGACAATGCAAATCTAGTACCTCAAAGTACACTGAAATTCTCTCTTGTTTACTTGTCTGCGAGGTCATATTGCGTATCATGCATACCGGCAGGACTGAATTCATTGGTTCTTTTTGAAACCCTTCTGTGCAGCACGGTGGTTTGTTTCTACTAAAAGAAAATCATTCCGTCTCTGTTAAACATCTTTGTAACATGCTCTCGTTTTAAGGCCTCCTTTGGTGTCTAGGATTCGACCGGAATGGATTACCAACCAGATTTAGCGTATGTTAAAAGTCAGAAATGGATTCCAACTTAGAAATGTTGTCTGCGTTGAAGGTAGAAGATGGATTAGTCATACATAGAATAGAATGCATCCATTAACATTCAACATACATTGAATGTGCGATTTATCCATTCCAATTCAATCCAATCGTTGGCACCAAACGAGCCCCGAGGGTTTTTGATGACGGTCTAGTTCAGTCTGAATCTTTTCTTAGACTGTTGTTAACGAGATAGTAGCATTTTATAGAACCTTTCTTCTCTTCAATGACTAGGTACTCTGGTTATTTAGTTTTAGCTGTCAATCTGGTTAGTTACTCATTTCAACTTTTCTTGATTTGAGCATTTCGTTTTGTTTGAACTTGGCAGGAGTCGGAGTACTCGGACTACAAACCGGACAACGGAGAAAACCACTTGTACTCCGGGACCTATTTAGAAGGTGAAGACGGTGAGCTTTCATGGTTCAATGCCGGTGTGAGAGTGGGTGTCGGGATCGGCATGAGC carries:
- the LOC103440410 gene encoding uncharacterized protein At1g01500-like, which gives rise to MGNLYEASNGHMVVRQSKVSLPWLDVRVFYVRISKCEIDDSAPEFLTVNHIPLDPDTLLEVNGVRTSIYSDGATTLLRRDRLDKKSEEATFVSTDSIRMTGSVKFEVLDKDVVVLSGVLELCNSNGFVAETDHHGQRWSMSCESDIVASTGFFKGRQFMGPESASPSIEVYIAGSFSGTPIILTKTLQLGLCKRHVRKGLLDSIPEYEATEDQKNNPHRFAFQESEYSDYKPDNGENHLYSGTYLEGEDGELSWFNAGVRVGVGIGMSICVGVGLGVGLLVRTYQGTTRNFRRRLL